A single genomic interval of bacterium harbors:
- a CDS encoding amino acid permease → MSSHKQKIGVGTAIAVCVNAMIGSGIFTAPAAIASSVGPAGVLAFIFVGFAVWCLALSFARLAYQFPETGSFYTYTSAWAGHAGGLFAGLLYIIGLVFAMGMLTHVCSFYLIKLFPSVSMKFLGLSVLAILMILNLMGAVLSGIGQHILLFSTLFPLISVIVVCLTHMQPLDSIVFAPYGFSHVLEATRIAIFGFLGFECAASLFGIVKNPQINVPRAVSGSVVIVAFVYALFVGSLLFAVPLSLLSDFTVPLSTVLAQVFPNHGWLVLAIHCSILSAILGTLHSMIWSASTFIHSLIHRITFIDRLLQNQSSYTQYASIVILLTGLIATVFLSFDDLNFFFSLSSLLIVTAYCLAIIALLFIKEEWQSFRNIITVLGLGTASIILYFSLQGVLAAFV, encoded by the coding sequence ATGTCTTCTCATAAGCAGAAAATAGGTGTAGGAACAGCGATTGCGGTATGTGTAAACGCGATGATAGGCTCTGGAATTTTTACTGCTCCGGCTGCAATAGCCTCTTCAGTTGGACCTGCGGGTGTTCTAGCATTCATTTTTGTTGGATTTGCCGTCTGGTGTCTGGCGCTTTCTTTTGCACGACTTGCCTATCAGTTTCCTGAAACTGGCTCGTTTTATACGTATACGTCTGCATGGGCCGGCCACGCAGGTGGATTATTTGCAGGGCTTTTGTATATTATTGGACTTGTTTTTGCAATGGGTATGTTAACCCATGTCTGTTCATTTTATCTGATCAAACTGTTTCCATCTGTAAGCATGAAGTTTTTAGGTCTTTCTGTACTTGCTATTTTGATGATACTGAATTTGATGGGAGCTGTACTTTCTGGCATTGGACAGCACATTTTACTATTTTCAACACTCTTTCCACTTATTTCTGTCATTGTCGTGTGTTTAACTCATATGCAACCGCTTGATTCAATCGTATTTGCTCCGTATGGATTTTCTCATGTGTTGGAAGCAACAAGAATTGCTATATTCGGTTTTTTAGGCTTTGAATGCGCTGCATCACTCTTTGGTATCGTGAAAAATCCACAGATCAATGTCCCACGGGCCGTCAGCGGATCGGTAGTTATTGTTGCTTTTGTTTATGCACTGTTTGTTGGATCTTTACTATTCGCAGTTCCACTTTCATTATTGTCTGACTTTACTGTTCCACTTTCAACAGTGCTGGCACAAGTATTTCCGAATCATGGATGGTTGGTTCTTGCAATTCATTGTTCAATCTTATCTGCAATCCTTGGAACCTTACACTCAATGATCTGGAGCGCAAGCACGTTTATCCACTCCTTAATTCATAGAATAACCTTTATTGATAGACTATTACAAAATCAGAGTTCATACACACAATATGCATCAATTGTGATTTTGCTCACCGGTTTAATCGCAACTGTTTTCCTTTCATTTGATGATCTAAACTTCTTCTTTTCACTTTCATCATTATTAATTGTAACCGCGTATTGCCTTGCTATCATCGCATTGCTTTTTATAAAGGAAGAATGGCAATCTTTCAGAAATATTATTACAGTACTCGGATTAGGTACCGCATCAATCATCTTATATTTTTCTTTACAAGGCGTTTTAGCTGCTTTTGTATAA
- a CDS encoding UDP-N-acetylglucosamine--N-acetylmuramyl-(pentapeptide) pyrophosphoryl-undecaprenol N-acetylglucosamine transferase, producing MASNTKLDQQILHDHAEKVDRYELLPLQNLPRSWSDYPRVAWNCLQSFVKSCIIFYQTKPDVLFSTGGIIALPTCLAAYLMNIPIHFYELNVIPGKAIKTLAPIAQKIYCAFDQVAFNNLEHKTEYLAYPIRYDHAQMAKTAAQARQSMGLAITKYTITVLGGSQGSQSLNHAVLQLIADKNFPASDVQFIHQTGTNEVEKVKAAYQKRSISAHVFDYTAQLADMYAAADLVIARAGAGTIFECKAFSKPSILIPLETDITDHQKDNALQAQKLYSNLFHVMDQAAVLSHNAAPIASYITKLIKKKDCNDETV from the coding sequence TTGGCAAGCAATACAAAGCTTGATCAGCAGATTCTGCATGATCATGCAGAAAAGGTAGATCGCTATGAACTGCTGCCGTTGCAAAATCTGCCACGCAGCTGGTCAGATTATCCACGAGTTGCATGGAACTGTCTGCAGTCGTTTGTAAAAAGCTGCATTATTTTTTATCAGACCAAGCCTGATGTTCTGTTTTCAACCGGTGGCATTATCGCCTTGCCCACCTGTCTGGCAGCCTATCTGATGAACATTCCCATTCATTTTTATGAACTGAACGTTATTCCTGGAAAAGCGATCAAAACATTGGCTCCAATTGCCCAAAAAATATACTGTGCATTTGATCAGGTTGCATTTAACAATTTAGAACATAAAACCGAGTACCTTGCCTATCCGATACGATATGACCATGCACAAATGGCAAAAACAGCTGCGCAGGCAAGACAGTCGATGGGGCTTGCTATCACTAAATATACCATTACCGTGCTTGGTGGCTCGCAAGGCTCGCAATCACTCAATCACGCAGTTTTGCAGCTGATTGCCGACAAAAACTTTCCGGCATCTGATGTTCAGTTTATTCATCAAACCGGCACGAATGAGGTTGAAAAGGTAAAAGCTGCGTATCAAAAAAGATCGATCAGTGCTCATGTGTTTGACTACACGGCTCAGCTGGCTGACATGTACGCAGCAGCCGATCTTGTTATTGCACGAGCGGGGGCGGGAACGATTTTTGAATGCAAGGCGTTTTCAAAGCCGTCGATTCTTATTCCGCTTGAAACGGATATTACCGACCATCAAAAAGATAACGCGTTGCAGGCACAAAAACTTTATTCTAATCTGTTTCATGTTATGGATCAGGCTGCCGTTTTAAGCCACAATGCTGCGCCGATTGCATCATATATCACAAAGCTTATCAAAAAAAAGGATTGTAATGATGAAACTGTCTAA
- the rpsU gene encoding 30S ribosomal protein S21 — protein sequence MSKKRANVEVTVGPNIDKALRQLKKKVEREGIVRDMKRTVYFESATQKRRKRLMRAIKQNMMQLVTQGSSSKKW from the coding sequence ATGTCAAAAAAAAGAGCAAATGTAGAAGTTACCGTTGGACCAAATATCGACAAAGCGTTGCGCCAGCTCAAAAAGAAGGTTGAACGAGAAGGTATCGTACGTGATATGAAACGAACAGTCTATTTTGAGTCAGCTACACAAAAACGTCGCAAACGTTTAATGCGAGCAATCAAACAAAACATGATGCAGTTGGTTACTCAAGGGTCCTCCTCAAAAAAATGGTAA
- a CDS encoding ribosome-binding factor A has translation MAPRTKEVKKSQKESFFLHEIADLFLKISLDDRVLHDLYVTRVELSPDGGLCAVYFHTPAGQDSFLERKKQLILYKPSMRAAVAKASHARYAPDLRFLYDDGIDKQNNMEELFNRLKAEGKL, from the coding sequence ATGGCTCCACGCACTAAAGAAGTAAAAAAATCTCAAAAAGAGTCATTTTTTTTACATGAGATCGCAGATCTTTTTTTAAAGATTTCGCTTGATGACAGAGTATTACATGATCTGTATGTAACTCGCGTTGAACTCTCTCCGGACGGAGGTTTATGTGCTGTATATTTTCACACCCCTGCCGGCCAAGACTCTTTTCTTGAACGCAAAAAACAGCTCATCTTATACAAACCGTCCATGAGGGCTGCAGTTGCAAAAGCTTCTCATGCACGGTATGCACCTGATTTGCGATTCTTATATGATGATGGTATCGACAAGCAAAATAACATGGAAGAACTGTTCAATAGATTGAAAGCAGAAGGTAAGCTGTGA
- a CDS encoding DUF721 domain-containing protein — protein MFCKLISMVDMSVTSVQSIIADLSYFKASWKFQLLQCWPSIIGQLDEQVVLEKIGDDYIILGVENSCWMQELHALTHVIQNRINDTLDKPRIKKIVLKGKSTPKFKKQVWQRMMLHQIDFASVDPLSEREKRALNVIQDEELKTTLERFRARCLWKE, from the coding sequence ATGTTTTGTAAACTAATCAGTATGGTAGATATGTCAGTCACATCGGTTCAATCTATTATTGCAGACCTTTCTTATTTTAAAGCAAGCTGGAAGTTTCAGCTGTTACAATGCTGGCCGTCAATTATTGGGCAGCTTGATGAACAGGTGGTACTTGAAAAAATTGGAGATGATTACATTATCTTGGGTGTTGAAAACTCCTGTTGGATGCAGGAGCTTCATGCATTAACGCATGTTATTCAAAATAGAATCAATGATACTCTTGATAAGCCTCGGATAAAAAAAATAGTATTAAAGGGTAAAAGTACACCAAAATTTAAAAAACAGGTGTGGCAGCGGATGATGCTTCATCAAATTGATTTTGCTTCCGTAGATCCACTTTCAGAGCGTGAAAAAAGAGCATTAAATGTGATTCAAGATGAAGAGTTAAAAACGACATTAGAAAGGTTCCGTGCACGTTGTTTATGGAAAGAGTAG
- a CDS encoding prepilin peptidase, producing the protein MYKIEWYIIVFFVAIVFSCWASFLNMLEFRMNQESVIEPYRSYCPQCKKTIAWYDLIPIVSWLWLGGNCRTCKAPISVLYLVFEIVIPIVFTLFFFFVPVANLAQRVVYFLFLSLLAIVTRSDLATMMIPTYATLQAIPFAFLSAAFGLLHVSLTQSIVGAVSGYLFLWTVAFGYRNYKGTDGIGEGDFDLLAMIGAFLGPVGWWSALMIGSSIGSAVASIMMLFGTAGKATRIPFGPFLSAGAVLYLFFAQQIQSYLFATHF; encoded by the coding sequence ATGTATAAGATCGAATGGTATATTATTGTTTTTTTCGTAGCTATAGTTTTTTCATGTTGGGCGTCTTTTTTGAATATGTTGGAGTTTCGCATGAATCAAGAATCCGTTATTGAGCCGTATCGTTCGTATTGTCCACAGTGCAAAAAAACCATCGCTTGGTACGATCTTATACCTATTGTTTCATGGCTATGGCTTGGTGGAAACTGTCGAACATGTAAAGCCCCGATTTCCGTTTTATACCTGGTTTTTGAAATTGTCATACCGATTGTGTTTACACTCTTTTTCTTTTTCGTGCCAGTAGCCAACCTTGCTCAACGAGTCGTTTATTTCCTATTTCTGTCACTGCTTGCGATCGTAACACGCTCCGATCTGGCAACGATGATGATCCCAACGTATGCAACCTTGCAGGCGATTCCTTTTGCTTTTTTATCTGCAGCTTTTGGTTTGTTGCATGTTTCATTAACACAATCGATAGTTGGTGCTGTTTCCGGTTATCTATTTTTGTGGACTGTCGCATTCGGTTACAGAAACTATAAAGGCACTGATGGAATTGGCGAAGGTGATTTTGATCTGTTAGCCATGATTGGCGCATTTTTGGGACCGGTCGGATGGTGGTCGGCGTTGATGATCGGATCGAGTATCGGATCTGCAGTTGCAAGTATAATGATGCTTTTTGGCACTGCAGGAAAGGCAACCCGAATCCCCTTCGGGCCCTTTTTGTCTGCAGGTGCAGTTTTATATCTATTTTTTGCACAGCAGATTCAGTCGTACCTTTTTGCAACCCATTTTTAA
- a CDS encoding prepilin-type N-terminal cleavage/methylation domain-containing protein → MLKKDGFSLIELMIVIAIIAFLAAVSMPTFSKMMAKSKRTEAYLNLHALYAAQKAYWAEHGSYTTSLNGPDSAGWSPEGYHGGGADENFYYTYGFAQGGEGSSYFTGKLQTSAAFLSGSSADKTGFVAYAVGDIDGDGKPDILSINQDNVITIVQDDLVD, encoded by the coding sequence ATGTTGAAAAAAGATGGATTTTCGTTGATTGAACTGATGATTGTTATTGCAATCATCGCATTTTTAGCGGCAGTTTCAATGCCCACGTTTTCAAAAATGATGGCAAAAAGCAAACGCACCGAGGCGTATCTGAATCTGCACGCATTGTACGCAGCGCAAAAAGCATATTGGGCAGAGCATGGCAGTTACACAACCAGTCTGAATGGTCCAGATTCGGCCGGCTGGAGCCCGGAAGGGTATCACGGCGGTGGTGCTGATGAGAACTTTTATTACACGTACGGCTTTGCGCAAGGCGGTGAAGGTTCAAGCTATTTTACCGGCAAGCTGCAGACGTCTGCAGCCTTTTTAAGTGGCAGTTCGGCTGACAAAACCGGCTTTGTTGCGTACGCGGTTGGTGATATTGATGGTGATGGCAAGCCGGATATCTTGTCGATCAATCAGGATAATGTCATTACGATTGTGCAGGATGATCTGGTCGATTGA
- a CDS encoding tail fiber domain-containing protein, protein MKNKIVYLLLHSISCLVHADLRDTINLLLPTSQNSDVNNKAVFYSVDVHFGIEAGSIKTKTVEILQNALFDNDITIKGNLNLSGAILKNNRVLVAYDSHDNLLLGTKTTNQTLTGHENIAIGHQAGSHVITGSNNILIGNQGAEPESDTIRIGNASHTGGNFQAGIYNMTAADTNTSAVSVDGNGQLGTGLIYNDINLANTDSSSGAILKDGTLWLHDSGFTENTFLGKDAGNRYVNGGQNTAIGAYSGHNLYTAYDNTLIGLRTGENLVVGSQNSAVGVRALRWNVSGSHNTAVGFESGYTINNGHNNTLIGDSAGNVILDGSNNVAIGYQAAYNAETGSDNIVIGYQAGSNVITGSNNILIGNLGAEPESNTIRIGNGSHTDTFLSGNVDIPGHIYAHTFDTLPTLTGGGTYTLMLDSNDNKIKRYAIASSKRFKENIREISKTTLNNFKLLNGVEFSYIQDARKHKQYGFIAEEVNEVMPELIVYDIDGKIFSVNYSVMYALLQTWIKNLQAQTDLQSDLLDIHENTINNLQTQIDEQLTIIADQQMTINSMIARLVAVENYLAKQTDSTFQQSTVVDTTDNSSEQTCDDATQNYNDDIVSIYDTE, encoded by the coding sequence ATGAAAAATAAAATAGTTTATTTACTGTTACACAGCATATCATGTCTTGTTCATGCTGATTTAAGAGACACTATCAATCTTTTACTACCTACATCCCAAAATAGCGATGTAAATAATAAAGCTGTTTTTTATTCAGTTGATGTCCATTTTGGAATCGAAGCTGGCAGTATAAAAACAAAAACAGTTGAAATTTTACAAAATGCTCTTTTTGACAATGACATAACTATCAAAGGCAATCTCAATCTTTCTGGCGCAATTTTAAAAAATAATCGAGTTTTGGTAGCATATGACTCTCACGATAACCTACTCTTAGGCACAAAAACAACCAATCAAACACTTACAGGTCACGAAAATATTGCTATCGGTCATCAGGCGGGTTCTCATGTGATTACAGGTTCCAATAATATTTTAATTGGCAACCAAGGTGCCGAGCCTGAATCTGACACCATTCGCATCGGTAATGCTTCACATACGGGTGGCAATTTTCAAGCAGGTATCTATAACATGACTGCGGCAGATACCAATACTTCTGCTGTGTCAGTTGATGGCAATGGGCAACTTGGGACAGGCCTTATCTATAATGACATTAATCTAGCTAACACAGATTCATCTTCTGGTGCCATTTTGAAAGACGGTACCCTTTGGCTACATGATAGTGGATTTACAGAAAATACATTCTTAGGTAAAGACGCAGGCAATCGATATGTTAATGGAGGACAAAATACGGCAATTGGTGCATACAGCGGACACAATCTGTATACCGCCTATGACAATACATTAATAGGACTACGTACTGGCGAAAACCTGGTTGTTGGATCTCAAAATAGTGCAGTTGGCGTACGTGCACTACGTTGGAACGTAAGTGGCAGCCATAATACGGCAGTTGGATTTGAATCTGGATATACCATAAATAATGGTCATAACAATACGCTCATCGGCGATTCTGCTGGAAATGTGATCCTCGATGGTTCAAACAATGTAGCAATTGGTTATCAAGCAGCGTACAACGCTGAAACAGGTTCAGACAATATTGTAATTGGCTATCAAGCGGGTTCTAATGTTATTACAGGTTCTAATAATATTTTAATTGGCAATCTAGGAGCCGAACCGGAATCAAATACCATTCGTATTGGAAACGGCTCTCACACCGATACATTTTTAAGCGGCAATGTCGATATTCCAGGTCATATCTATGCGCATACCTTTGATACACTACCAACCCTAACCGGTGGTGGAACCTACACGCTAATGTTGGATTCAAATGATAATAAAATAAAAAGATATGCAATAGCATCTTCAAAACGGTTCAAAGAAAATATCAGAGAGATATCAAAAACCACTTTAAATAACTTCAAACTTTTAAACGGTGTTGAATTTAGCTACATTCAAGATGCAAGAAAACACAAACAGTATGGTTTTATTGCCGAAGAAGTTAACGAGGTGATGCCTGAGTTGATAGTGTACGATATTGACGGAAAGATTTTTAGTGTCAACTACTCAGTAATGTACGCACTACTACAAACATGGATTAAAAATCTACAAGCACAAACCGATCTGCAAAGTGATCTGCTTGATATTCATGAAAATACGATTAATAATCTGCAAACTCAAATCGATGAACAGTTGACTATTATTGCAGATCAACAGATGACCATTAATAGTATGATCGCACGATTAGTAGCCGTTGAAAACTATCTGGCAAAACAGACAGACAGCACATTCCAGCAATCAACAGTAGTCGATACGACTGACAATTCATCAGAACAGACATGTGATGATGCTACTCAAAATTATAATGATGATATAGTTTCAATCTATGATACTGAATAG
- a CDS encoding tetratricopeptide repeat protein, whose amino-acid sequence MKQMYIISKASFLLATFVLSTVSAVQISNDTYPTTVLQHWWGCYQLQTGNIQLAEKSFSLITQQDAPYHQFTLKGKVDLFFKTKKYANVLELSRQYPERFETDRTLAKYHAEALLKSGNQAEADLFFIKLHKQFPADYELFFNAVNSHLNRQQPQEALKLIDTFLAQKSSHGNKFIIHFLKAQIFMQIRQPDHALASVKTALQLNPQFDKGWLLFSLLSEQKEQWADAAHGYNQFLSLTDDSVKQELKNHASRFAGRLKPEPAASSVSAFASHSVQQTFNRAVNYFKKQQYLQALQAVDRCILSDAQNLSYKLFKVEILVKMGDYQNIADQVTQYLKEEKNTAEWAKFIFLIAQEHEKFVEHAHTLFASLKSQEAFSYKMDLYARSSDWQNMVQYLEKIESEPTTDLSVHIFQKHAFALSMQRKFVQAKVAIKKALKIEQNHIPSLDLLAYLYTKDKANFQKAEQAVAKARAIDVHNPQLVDTHGYVLYKQGLFVQAQELFKKAYAASSDNAMIAVHLAKNAYKTGNADDALGFLETAATKAVHPHEKQLVQKLKQKWSPRHLSKL is encoded by the coding sequence GTGAAGCAAATGTATATAATTTCTAAGGCAAGCTTCTTGCTTGCCACTTTTGTCTTGTCGACTGTCTCGGCCGTCCAGATAAGCAATGATACCTATCCAACGACTGTTTTACAACATTGGTGGGGCTGTTATCAGCTGCAAACAGGTAATATCCAGCTGGCAGAAAAAAGTTTTAGCCTGATTACGCAACAGGATGCGCCTTATCACCAGTTTACGTTAAAAGGGAAAGTAGATCTTTTTTTCAAAACCAAAAAATATGCCAATGTCTTAGAATTAAGCCGGCAGTACCCGGAAAGATTCGAAACTGATCGTACGCTTGCAAAGTACCATGCTGAAGCTTTGTTAAAATCGGGAAATCAGGCCGAAGCTGATCTCTTTTTTATCAAACTACACAAACAATTTCCTGCCGATTATGAACTGTTTTTTAACGCAGTAAACAGCCATCTGAACAGACAGCAGCCACAGGAAGCACTCAAGCTTATTGATACGTTTTTGGCACAAAAAAGTAGTCATGGCAATAAGTTTATTATCCATTTTTTAAAAGCACAGATTTTTATGCAGATTCGGCAACCGGATCATGCACTTGCATCGGTCAAAACCGCATTGCAGCTTAATCCGCAGTTTGACAAAGGCTGGCTCCTGTTTTCTTTGTTGTCAGAGCAGAAAGAGCAATGGGCCGATGCGGCACATGGATACAACCAGTTTTTAAGTTTGACCGATGATAGCGTCAAGCAGGAGCTGAAAAATCATGCATCACGGTTTGCAGGCCGCCTGAAACCAGAACCTGCAGCCTCATCTGTCTCCGCTTTTGCTTCACATTCTGTCCAGCAGACGTTTAACCGTGCAGTGAACTATTTTAAAAAACAGCAGTATCTGCAGGCATTACAAGCTGTTGATCGTTGCATTTTGTCAGATGCTCAAAACCTGAGTTATAAACTGTTCAAGGTTGAAATACTTGTGAAAATGGGTGATTATCAAAACATAGCTGATCAGGTTACTCAGTATCTCAAAGAAGAAAAAAATACGGCAGAATGGGCAAAATTTATTTTTTTAATTGCGCAAGAACATGAAAAGTTTGTTGAGCATGCGCATACACTTTTTGCTAGCTTAAAAAGCCAAGAAGCCTTTTCTTACAAGATGGATCTGTATGCTCGTTCGTCCGATTGGCAGAACATGGTACAGTACTTAGAAAAAATCGAATCTGAACCTACTACTGATCTTTCTGTGCATATTTTTCAAAAGCATGCATTTGCTCTGTCCATGCAGCGTAAGTTTGTCCAGGCAAAAGTAGCGATAAAAAAAGCATTAAAAATAGAACAGAATCATATTCCATCGCTTGATCTGTTGGCGTATCTTTACACAAAAGACAAAGCAAACTTTCAAAAAGCGGAACAGGCAGTTGCAAAAGCTCGTGCGATAGATGTTCATAATCCCCAGCTTGTCGACACGCACGGATATGTTTTATACAAACAGGGTCTGTTTGTGCAGGCTCAAGAGCTTTTTAAAAAGGCATATGCGGCCAGTTCCGATAATGCAATGATCGCAGTTCATCTGGCAAAAAATGCGTACAAAACTGGAAATGCAGACGATGCGCTTGGCTTTCTGGAAACTGCAGCAACTAAGGCAGTGCATCCGCATGAAAAGCAGCTGGTCCAAAAACTAAAACAGAAATGGAGTCCCAGGCATCTTTCAAAACTATAA
- the tnpA gene encoding IS200/IS605 family transposase, with protein MENQTTSSYASLSHSKWNCKYHIVFVPKCRKKILYGKVRKFLAGVFHELASQKGCKIEKGNMVQDHVHMLISIPPKYSVAEVVGFIKGKSAIAVARRFGGRARNFNGERLWARGYAVSTVGFEKAQIYAYIKNQNQLDSLGYDESGEF; from the coding sequence ATGGAAAATCAAACAACATCATCATATGCAAGTTTAAGTCATTCGAAATGGAACTGCAAATATCACATAGTATTTGTTCCGAAATGTAGGAAGAAGATTTTGTATGGAAAAGTACGGAAATTTTTAGCGGGAGTATTTCATGAATTGGCGAGTCAAAAAGGGTGTAAAATAGAGAAAGGGAACATGGTTCAGGATCATGTTCATATGTTGATAAGCATACCACCAAAATATTCTGTAGCAGAAGTTGTAGGATTTATCAAAGGTAAAAGTGCGATAGCTGTTGCGCGAAGGTTTGGTGGAAGAGCAAGGAATTTTAACGGTGAACGATTGTGGGCACGAGGTTATGCTGTTTCTACTGTTGGTTTTGAAAAAGCACAGATATACGCTTACATCAAAAATCAAAATCAACTTGATTCTCTTGGTTACGATGAATCCGGTGAATTTTAA